One Thermus sp. CCB_US3_UF1 DNA window includes the following coding sequences:
- a CDS encoding MoxR family ATPase codes for MFYPRIQQALEGRVFLPEETLKLALATLLSGGHLLLEDVPGTGKTTFAKALARALGLRFGRIQMTPDLLPQDLTGVYFYREGEFLWQPGPLFAQVLLVDELNRATPRTQSALLEAMGEGQVTLEGKTHPLPEPFFVLATQNPVEEEGTYPLPVAQRDRFAARLSLGYPDERALLQALRERDPLEGLKAVTGAEEVLALRQQVRRVRMEEELLDYLLSLSAWLRGREEVRLGPSPRALLQVERLAQALALLEERPFAIPEDVKRAFLAAIPHRLLLRLEAELSGARPEGLVQEALATIPAPVERV; via the coding sequence ATGTTCTATCCGCGCATCCAGCAGGCCCTAGAGGGGCGGGTTTTCCTGCCAGAGGAGACCCTAAAGTTGGCCCTGGCCACCCTACTCTCCGGGGGGCACCTCCTCCTGGAGGACGTACCGGGGACAGGGAAGACCACTTTCGCCAAGGCCCTAGCCCGGGCGCTAGGGCTCCGCTTTGGGCGCATCCAGATGACCCCCGACCTCCTGCCCCAGGACCTCACAGGGGTGTACTTCTACCGGGAAGGGGAGTTTCTCTGGCAGCCCGGGCCCCTTTTTGCCCAGGTCCTCCTGGTGGACGAGCTGAACCGGGCCACCCCCCGCACCCAGTCCGCCCTCCTCGAGGCCATGGGGGAAGGGCAGGTTACCCTCGAGGGGAAGACCCACCCCCTGCCCGAGCCTTTTTTTGTTCTGGCTACCCAGAACCCGGTGGAGGAGGAGGGCACCTACCCTCTGCCCGTGGCCCAGCGGGATCGCTTCGCCGCCCGGCTTTCCCTGGGCTACCCCGACGAAAGGGCCCTGCTCCAGGCCCTGCGGGAACGGGACCCCCTAGAGGGCCTAAAGGCCGTCACCGGGGCGGAGGAGGTCCTGGCCCTGCGGCAACAAGTGCGCCGGGTACGGATGGAGGAAGAGCTACTAGACTACCTCCTCTCCCTCTCCGCCTGGCTGCGGGGCCGGGAAGAGGTGCGGCTTGGACCCTCCCCACGGGCGCTTTTGCAGGTGGAGCGCCTGGCCCAGGCCCTGGCTCTTCTGGAGGAAAGGCCCTTCGCCATCCCCGAGGACGTGAAACGGGCCTTTCTGGCCGCTATCCCCCACCGCCTCCTCCTCAGGCTGGAGGCCGAGCTTTCCGGGGCCCGCCCTGAGGGTCTGGTGCAGGAGGCCCTGGCGACCATTCCCGCCCCGGTGGAAAGGGTCTAG
- a CDS encoding DUF4129 domain-containing protein codes for MAAVLLWAALPRGGLALALGVGLIPLTRILYPQGFLWFAPLPGLLHALYAPFPLWLADWAATSASLLLLGLFLAAQGRPLASLFLLPPALDLGPWGLFLLGLLHGVNLLEGALSQGREGRVALALPPRALLLPLLLGLGMAGLAYLPFPASSLPLPHLSPFGPAEALGGGMEPGESAVYQTPEGGFPAWVGFLNRALGYALPLALALLLFSLWPLAGRGERLPYRGGHLLPLLMALLAFALFLLYLGTLGGGEGREAGTPPASLWAPGEGPRPEAIPGPRRLGEVGVALAGFSALLTLAFFSLLLLAVWRRSRGEGEVRAGARTAPRGQALGETLPEDRVRRAYLKALRALGAQGWPRQAWEGPLEYGERVARSFPEVRASLFALTRLYLPVRYGGGAGEGAAEQAEGILESILKLCSIRASSRP; via the coding sequence TTGGCAGCTGTTCTGCTTTGGGCTGCCCTACCCAGGGGTGGGCTGGCCCTGGCCTTGGGGGTGGGCCTGATCCCCCTCACCCGGATCCTTTACCCCCAGGGGTTCTTGTGGTTCGCCCCCCTTCCCGGCCTTCTCCATGCCCTCTATGCCCCCTTCCCCCTATGGCTTGCGGACTGGGCCGCCACCTCGGCCTCCCTCCTTCTCCTGGGCCTTTTCTTGGCGGCCCAAGGCCGGCCTCTGGCTAGCCTCTTCCTCCTGCCTCCTGCGCTGGACTTGGGGCCGTGGGGGCTTTTTCTCCTCGGCCTCCTGCATGGGGTAAACCTGCTGGAAGGAGCCCTCTCGCAGGGCCGGGAAGGGAGGGTAGCCCTGGCCTTGCCTCCGAGGGCCCTTTTGCTCCCCCTCCTCTTAGGCCTGGGGATGGCCGGCCTGGCCTACCTGCCCTTTCCAGCCTCGAGCCTCCCCCTCCCCCACCTGAGCCCTTTCGGCCCAGCGGAGGCCCTGGGGGGAGGAATGGAGCCAGGGGAAAGCGCGGTCTACCAAACCCCTGAGGGGGGTTTCCCGGCTTGGGTGGGCTTCCTCAACCGGGCCCTGGGGTATGCCCTGCCCTTGGCCTTGGCCCTTCTCCTCTTTTCCCTTTGGCCCCTTGCGGGTCGGGGAGAAAGGCTTCCCTACCGGGGAGGCCACCTTCTTCCACTCCTGATGGCCCTTTTGGCCTTTGCCCTCTTCCTTCTCTACCTGGGTACCCTGGGGGGTGGGGAAGGCAGGGAGGCGGGAACCCCTCCCGCAAGCCTTTGGGCCCCTGGGGAAGGCCCAAGACCGGAGGCCATACCCGGGCCTAGGCGGCTGGGGGAGGTGGGGGTGGCCTTGGCGGGGTTTTCCGCCCTCCTCACCCTGGCCTTCTTCTCCCTCCTCCTGCTTGCCGTCTGGCGCCGCTCTCGGGGGGAAGGGGAAGTCCGGGCAGGGGCAAGGACAGCCCCTCGAGGCCAAGCCCTGGGGGAAACCCTTCCCGAGGACCGGGTGCGGAGGGCCTACCTGAAGGCTTTGCGGGCCCTTGGAGCCCAGGGCTGGCCCCGCCAGGCCTGGGAGGGCCCCTTGGAGTACGGGGAGCGGGTCGCCCGCTCCTTCCCCGAGGTGAGGGCATCCCTTTTCGCCCTCACCCGGCTTTACCTTCCCGTGCGCTATGGGGGAGGGGCAGGGGAAGGGGCAGCCGAGCAGGCGGAAGGGATCTTGGAAAGTATCCTCAAGTTATGTTCTATCCGCGCATCCAGCAGGCCCTAG
- a CDS encoding RNA methyltransferase produces the protein MRIQSPANPKVKALAALKERRERERAGLFLVEGRREVARALGAGLELYTLLLGPKALPEDRLLAGPAPVLELSQEAMERVSLRENPPPLIGVFRLPQGRPLPPLPEAPLVLVLLGVEKPGNLGAILRSAEAAGADLVLVAEGVDLYSPQVIRNSTGAVFSLPVLPLSEGEADRFLEERGLFRVAATPRGEKTLWEEDYRQGVAFLLGAEDQGLPPAWLERAQARVRIPMRGRADSLNVSVSAALLLYEALRQRLGVG, from the coding sequence AAGGCGGGAGCGGGAGCGGGCGGGCCTCTTCCTGGTGGAGGGAAGGCGGGAGGTGGCCCGGGCCCTGGGGGCTGGCCTGGAGCTATATACCCTCCTCCTCGGCCCCAAGGCCCTGCCGGAAGACCGCCTCCTGGCAGGCCCTGCCCCCGTCCTGGAGCTTTCCCAGGAGGCCATGGAACGGGTCTCCCTGCGGGAAAACCCCCCGCCCCTCATCGGGGTCTTCCGCCTACCCCAAGGGCGCCCCCTCCCCCCTCTGCCGGAAGCCCCCCTGGTCCTGGTCCTCCTGGGGGTGGAGAAGCCCGGAAACCTGGGGGCCATCCTGCGGAGCGCCGAGGCCGCCGGGGCGGACCTGGTCCTGGTGGCGGAGGGGGTGGACCTGTACAGCCCCCAGGTGATCCGCAACTCCACGGGGGCGGTCTTCTCCCTGCCCGTCCTCCCCCTGTCCGAGGGGGAGGCCGACCGCTTCCTGGAGGAGCGGGGGCTTTTCCGGGTGGCGGCCACCCCCAGAGGGGAGAAGACCCTCTGGGAGGAGGACTACCGCCAGGGGGTGGCCTTTCTCCTGGGGGCCGAGGACCAGGGGCTGCCCCCAGCCTGGCTGGAGCGGGCCCAGGCCCGGGTGAGGATCCCCATGCGGGGCCGGGCGGACAGCCTCAACGTTTCCGTGAGCGCCGCCCTCCTCCTCTACGAGGCCCTGCGGCAACGGCTTGGGGTAGGGTAA